One stretch of Corvus hawaiiensis isolate bCorHaw1 chromosome 1, bCorHaw1.pri.cur, whole genome shotgun sequence DNA includes these proteins:
- the LOC125332392 gene encoding keratin, type I cytoskeletal 10-like, which produces MSCGTKSSSSTIRISSGGGGGGGGGGGRCSGGGGGGGRSGGYSSVSSRKYTSSGGSGGFSGRSFGGGGSRSSYGGGFSSGSCGRISRSSYGGRMSGGSYGGGMSCGSMGGGFGSGGGGFGSGGGGFGGMGGGYGGGGYSGGGFSGFGGSGGFGGGGSYGGGSFGGMGFGEDSGLLSTNEKLTMQNLNDRLASYMDKVRRLEEENAQLEQLIREWYRNQAPSQNKDYSQYYRTIEELQNQIVGANVDLNRMLLDMDNTRMTVDDFRLKYETEYTLHQSVASDINGLRPLLDQLTLSRSDLETQFESLKEELIFLKKNHEEEMRGLQSQSGGDVNVEVNATPGINLMEKLNEMRSEYERLIENNRKEVESWYETKMEEVNQQVHSSGQEIQSSNQQISELRREYQSLEIELQSQISMVDSLQSNLEDTERRYNMQLQQIQGMIGPLEEELASIRCEMESQNEEYKMLLGIKTRLEQEIQQYRVLLEEGQQDLVIPSGGMGGGMGGGRTGGGSYSGGGRGGGGSMSGGYGGGGSGIGGGMGGGTGGGGIGGGSGGMGGGSGGMGGGSGGGCIVGGGGGGRTSGGISSSHSYSSSSQSQSCRSGGESQGYGRKSFD; this is translated from the exons ATGAGCTGTGGCACCAAATCTTCGAGCAGTACCATTAGAATTAgcagtggaggaggaggtggtggtggtggtggtggtggaagATGCAGTGGTGGAGGTGGTGGAGGGGGTAGGTCTGGTGGATACTCCTCGGTGTCCTCGAGAAAATACACCTCTTCTGGAGGCAGCGGGGGCTTTTCTGGGAGAAGCTTTGGTGGAGGAGGCTCCAGGAGCAGCTATGGAGGGGGCTTTAGCAGCGGCAGCTGCGGGAGGATCAGCCGCAGTAGCTATGGGGGGAGAATGAGTGGTGGTAGTTACGGAGGAGGAATGAGCTGTGGAAGTATGGGAGGAGGATTTGGATCAGGAGGGGGAGGATTTGGATCAGGagggggtggatttgggggaatGGGAGGTGGTTATGGAGGTGGTGGATACAGTGGAGGTGGATTTAGTGGCTTTGGGGGTAGTGGTGGctttggtggtggtggcagttATGGTGGAGGCAGTTTTGGTGGCATGGGCTTTGGGGAGGATTCTGGCTTGCTCTCCACAAACGAGAAGTTGACCATGCAGAACCTCAATGATCGCCTGGCGTCGTACATGGATAAAGTGCGACGCTTGGAGGAAGAAAATGCCCAACTTGAGCAGCTGATCAGGGAGTGGTACAGAAATCAAGCTCCCTCTCAGAACAAGGATTACAGCCAATATTACAGGACAATTGAAGAGCTGCAAAACCAG ATTGTTGGTGCAAATGTGGACCTTAACAGGATGCTTCTTGACATGGACAACACCAGAATGACTGTGGATGACTTCAGACTGAA GTATGAGACTGAATATACTCTCCACCAGAGTGTGGCAAGTGATATCAATGGATTACGCCCACTTTTGGATCAACTGACTCTGTCCAGATCTGACTTGGAGACACAGTTTGAATCCCTGAAAGAGGAACTGATCTTCCTGAAGAAGAACCACGAAGAG gaaatgagAGGACTGCAAAGCCAGTCTGGTGGAGATGTCAATGTGGAGGTCAATGCTACTCCTGGCATTAActtaatggaaaaattaaatgaaatgcGCAGCGAGTACGAGAGGCTCATTGAGAACAACCGGAAGGAGGTGGAAAGCTGGTATGAAACCAAG ATGGAAGAAGTTAATCAACAAGTCCACTCAAGTGGCCAGGAGATACAATCGAGCAACCAGCAGATCTCTGAGCTGAGGCGTGAATATCAGAGCCTGGAAATTGAGCTGCAGTCACAGATCAGCATG GTGGACTCTCTGCAATCCAACCTGGAAGACACGGAACGTCGCTATaacatgcagctgcagcagatccAGGGCATGATCGGGCCCTTGGAGGAGGAGCTGGCCAGCATCCGCTGCGAGATGGAGAGCCAGAACGAGGAGTACAAGATGCTCCTGGGCATCAAGACTCGCCTGGAGCAGGAGATCCAGCAGTACcgggtgctgctggaggaggggcagcaggatcTTGT AATCCCATCAGGAGGAATGGGAGGAGGCATGGGAGGTGGTAGAACTGGAGGTGGTAGTTAttctggaggaggaagaggaggaggtggtaGCATGAGTGGTGGATATGGAGGTGGTGGCAGCGGAATTGGAGGAGGAATGGGAGGAGGAACTGGTGGAGGAGGAATAGGAGGAGGAAGTGGAGGAATGGGAGGAGGAAGTGGAGGAATGGGAGGAGGAAGTGGTGGTGGATGCAttgtaggaggaggaggaggtggaagaACCTCAGGAGGCATCAGCAGTTCCC